The following proteins come from a genomic window of Dreissena polymorpha isolate Duluth1 chromosome 1, UMN_Dpol_1.0, whole genome shotgun sequence:
- the LOC127843239 gene encoding F-box only protein 47-like isoform X1, translating into MLQAGQPFRPVIKMNITHYMPCKKPRRSTRLEFKEKEAVKEKSVQSSPLGFFDMFPVELKLMFLKYLSVEDLSNLTITSKVFRNLVEGFLTIHPILKKDIVDRIHIQSKYLPMPAIKHTDYIQLFGRLGLLIKRSTCLYSTKDRLKFINEVLTKLLCCNYTEHCEDLSMCLAMSCFGKFLHTVIAGWDDCECVRAYEAICSHTCLMKNVKLVLMSKSGSHQRLEFEIRCFFRRVFLDPCSSIQDKAFWMTRILKPWPLVYQARLIFLIYGPVLEDEILWFELSENTPAVNSVQSSQHMGGLANALQILHHYKQEWSEDDVVSIIDEMTSSPEEWLAENMAHLLILCGDVITSKLLISKAINGRMMELSSLITSFCLVCVKNSLNLDYVIAMIRHVLRVIDSAKDRQIFSCSITDMFKELIIDIHEFEEGQGNDMFYMVTSMAEFTKKIMMLAFKEP; encoded by the exons ATGTTGCAGGCCGGTCAGCCATTTAGACCT GTTATTAAAATGAACATCACTCACTACATGCCATGCAAAAAACCAAGAAGGTCAACAAGACTGGAGTTTAAAGAAAAAGAAGCAGTAAAAGAAAAATCTGTTCAGTCCTCACCATTGGGCTTTTTTGATATGTTTCCAGTGGAGCTGAAATTAATGTTTCTGAAATATTTATCAG TTGAAGATTTAAGCAACCTAACAATAACATCTAAAGTATTTAGAAATCTGGTTGAAGGGTTCTTGACCATCCACCCAATATTGAAGAAAGATATTGTTGATAGGATTCATATACAGAGTAAATACCTACCAATGCCAGCCATTAAACATACTGACTACATCCAGTTGTTTGGGAGATTAG GTCTGCTGATCAAGCGCTCAACTTGTTTGTACTCAACAAAAGATCGCCTTAAGTTCATCAATGAGGTTCTTACCaag TTACTCTGCTGCAACTACACAGAGCATTGTGAGGACCTGAGCATGTGTCTGGCCATGTCCTGCTTTGGCAAGTTCCTGCACACTGTGATAGCTGGCTGGGACGACTGTGAATGTGTTAGAGCATACGAGGCTATATGCAGCCAtacatgtttaatgaaaaatgtcaAACTTGTTCTTATGTCCAAATCAG GTAGTCACCAGAGGCTTGAATTTGAGATACGGTGTTTCTTCCGGCGTGTCTTCTTAGACCCATGCAGTTCCATTCAAGACAAGGCATTTTGGATGACTAGAATATTGAAGCCTTGGCCACTTGTTTACCAAGCAAGACTGATTTTCTTGATCTACGGCCCAGTTTTGGAAG ATGAGATATTATGGTTTGAGCTGAGTGAAAACACTCCAGCTGTGAATTCTGTCCAGTCTTCTCAACACATGGGGGGCTTGGCCAATGCTCTGCAAATACTGCATCACTACAAACAAGAGTGGTCAGAGGATGATGTTGTCAGTATTATTGATGAAATGACAA GTTCTCCTGAAGAGTGGTTGGCTGAGAACATGGCTCATTTGTTGATACTATGTGGAGATGTCATCACTTCCAAACTGCTCATCAGCAAAGCCATCAACGGAAGGATGATGGAGCTTTCCAGTCTAATCACCTCATTTTGTCTG GTTTGTGTGAAGAACAGCCTGAACTTGGACTATGTGATAGCGATGATCCGCCATGTTCTGAGAGTGATAGATAGTGCCAAAGACAGACAAATCTTCTCCTGCAGCATTACTGACATGTTCAAAGAGCTCATCATTGATATTCATGAATTCG AAGAAGGGCAAGGCAATGACATGTTTTACATGGTCACATCTATGGCAGAGTTCACAAAGAAGATCATGATGTTGGCTTTTAAAGAACCGTAA
- the LOC127843214 gene encoding uncharacterized protein LOC127843214 isoform X1 produces the protein MGIRMVMRSTPWVMHQLSHNWTPLFERLSISLDRAKLWYREVTSSQYCSQPPWHSLIDSLTTLDPTIKDSSLIFKPRFALLPMVVQERLLQFMLSEDSCIPDGAVHELLRVVLDHISENTTLCNLAEKLCALSQFVRPSNLPVEPYMSTNVCYSVMDISPENVIIIDDDSESDTDPAPKQSRLEMATVAVRNQPILEMATAVSKKPGFESATSAVSNQPGLEVVLVDGTKQEGTDFLDREANASPPGILTQWAGSQSVSFIDNFDNNGVVAVDTDNIIAFASALKDTWHSCVSSEIPDCLQDITHLSAEEMEKLCTFAEFEGMSDDSVYLACQHMGTLCGSISFCNISCFLSMSLKLKVSKLSQNASRKLTSAIMLMAGKYPKQLVETVIIPCLLVSDINSYQCDIITKLLKENTDHSLCSNLLHDIVKHEFTITESNICVFQAILESGCELTESDITQFVSVCSKSAGALANSLKFGKVLLAIISHHGNKIQEILTELENIVSKNRTVLKKKISSLLIAFNK, from the exons ATGG GAATTCGGATGGTGATGAGAAGCACTCCTTGGGTTATGCATCAATTGTCACACAACTGGACGCCACTATTTGAGCGTCTTTCTATCAGCCTAGACCGAGCAAAGCTTTGGTATCGGGAGGTTACAAGCTCCCAGTACTGTAGTCAGCCCCCATGGCACTCACTTATTGACTCCTTAACAACATTGGACCCTACTATAAAGGACTCATCTTTAATTTT TAAACCGAGATTTGCACTGCTTCCTATGGTAGTTCAAGAAAGACTGTTGCAGTTTATGCTATCAGAAGACTCGTGTATCCCTGATGGTGCTGTGCATGAGTTGTTGAGAGTGGTGCTGGACCATATCTCTGAGAATACAACACTTTGTAATCTTGCTGAAAAGCTTTGTGCACTTTCACAG TTTGTCAGACCATCAAATCTGCCAGTGGAGCCATACATGTCAA CAAATGTGTGTTACAGTGTCATGGACATTTCACCAGAGAATGTTATCATCATCGATGATGATTCAGAGTCTGACACTGATCCAGCCCCTAAACAATCAAGACTAGAGATGGCTACTGTAGCAGTCAGAAATCAACCCATACTGGAGATGGCCACAGCAGTCAGTAAGAAACCAGGATTTGAGTCAGCTACATCAGCAGTGAGTAATCAACCAGGATTGGAAGTTGTGTTAGTAGATGGCACTAAACAAGAGGGAACGGATTTTCTTGATAGGGAAGCTAATGCCTCTCCACCAGGTATTCTAACCCAGTGGGCTGGTAGCCAGTCAGTGTCTTTCATAGACAATTTTGACAATAATGGAGTGGTTGCTGTGGACACGGACAACATCATAGCTTTTGCAAGTGCTCTTAAAGACACATGGCATAGTTGTGTTTCAAGTGAAATTCCAGATTGCCTGCAAGACATTACACATCTTTCAGCTGAAGAAATGGAGAAGCTCTGCACTTTTGCAGAATTTGAAGGGATGTCAGATGACTCAGTTTATCTTGCATGTCAGCATATGGGCACATTATGTGGCAGTATTAGTTTCTGTAATATATCATGCTTTCTTAGTATGTCACTGAAACTTAAAGTAAGTAAGCTTTCACAGAATGCTTCAAGAAAACTTACCAGTGCTATTATGTTAATGGCTGGAAAGTACCCCAAGCAATTGGTAGAGACTGTTATTATACCATGTTTGTTAGTGTCTGACATTAACTCATATCAATGTGACATAATAACAAAACTTTTGAAAGAAAACACAGATCATTCATTGTGTTCAAATCTTCTCCATGACATTGTAAAACACGAGTTTACAATAACTGAGAGCAACatttgtgtttttcaagcaatcttGGAGTCTGGATGCGAGCTTACGGAAAGTGACATCACACAGTTTGTGTCAGTATGCAGCAAATCAGCaggggccttggcaaacagtctTAAGTTTGGTAAAGTGCTGTTAGCAATTATATCTCACCATGGAAACAAAATTCAGGAAATACTGACAGAACTGGAAAATATAGTTTCCAAAAATAGAACTGTTCTTAAGAAGAAAATTTCCTCATTGCTTATTGCATTcaataaataa
- the LOC127843417 gene encoding protein lin-7 homolog C-like: MASVSEPLHLDKDIKRAIELLEVLQKNSSVNPQKLVALQRVLQSDFLNAVREVYESVYDTVDISGNPEVRANATAKATVAAFAASEGHAHPRVVELPKTEEGLGFNVMGGKEQNSPIYISRIIPGGVADRVGGLKRGDQLISVNGVSVEGEHHEKAVELLKQAHGKVRLVVRYTPQVLDELEARFDKTRTSKRRTP; the protein is encoded by the exons ATGGCGTCGGTGTCAGAACCCCTACATTTGGATAAAG ATATAAAGAGAGCCATTGAACTATTGGAGGTCCTTCAGAAAA ATAGCAGTGTAAACCCTCAGAAATTGGTTGCTCTCCAGAGAGTTTTGCAGAGTGATTTTCTCAATGCTGTCCGTGAGGTGTATGAAAGTGTGTACGACACGGTTGATATTAGCGGGAATCCTGAAGTGAGGGCCAATGCAACAGCAAAG GCCACTGTTGCAGCTTTTGCTGCTAGCGAGGGACATGCACATCCCCGTGTGGTCGAGCTGCCAAAGACAGAGGAAGGTCTGGGCTTCAACGTGATGGGAGGCAAGGAGCAGAACTCGCCAATTTACATCTCTCGCATCATCCCTGGTGGTGTGGCAGACAGAGTTGGAGGTCTCAAACGTGGTGACCAGCTTATTTCAGTGAATGGAGTG AGTGTGGAAGGTGAACATCATGAAAAGGCAGTAGAGCTTCTTAAGCAAGCACATG GCAAGGTGCGACTGGTTGTACGCTACACGCCCCAGGTACTGGACGAGCTTGAGGCCAGATTTGACAAGACCCGCACCTCCAAACGACGCACGCCTTAA
- the LOC127843214 gene encoding uncharacterized protein LOC127843214 isoform X2, with protein sequence MVMRSTPWVMHQLSHNWTPLFERLSISLDRAKLWYREVTSSQYCSQPPWHSLIDSLTTLDPTIKDSSLIFKPRFALLPMVVQERLLQFMLSEDSCIPDGAVHELLRVVLDHISENTTLCNLAEKLCALSQFVRPSNLPVEPYMSTNVCYSVMDISPENVIIIDDDSESDTDPAPKQSRLEMATVAVRNQPILEMATAVSKKPGFESATSAVSNQPGLEVVLVDGTKQEGTDFLDREANASPPGILTQWAGSQSVSFIDNFDNNGVVAVDTDNIIAFASALKDTWHSCVSSEIPDCLQDITHLSAEEMEKLCTFAEFEGMSDDSVYLACQHMGTLCGSISFCNISCFLSMSLKLKVSKLSQNASRKLTSAIMLMAGKYPKQLVETVIIPCLLVSDINSYQCDIITKLLKENTDHSLCSNLLHDIVKHEFTITESNICVFQAILESGCELTESDITQFVSVCSKSAGALANSLKFGKVLLAIISHHGNKIQEILTELENIVSKNRTVLKKKISSLLIAFNK encoded by the exons ATGGTGATGAGAAGCACTCCTTGGGTTATGCATCAATTGTCACACAACTGGACGCCACTATTTGAGCGTCTTTCTATCAGCCTAGACCGAGCAAAGCTTTGGTATCGGGAGGTTACAAGCTCCCAGTACTGTAGTCAGCCCCCATGGCACTCACTTATTGACTCCTTAACAACATTGGACCCTACTATAAAGGACTCATCTTTAATTTT TAAACCGAGATTTGCACTGCTTCCTATGGTAGTTCAAGAAAGACTGTTGCAGTTTATGCTATCAGAAGACTCGTGTATCCCTGATGGTGCTGTGCATGAGTTGTTGAGAGTGGTGCTGGACCATATCTCTGAGAATACAACACTTTGTAATCTTGCTGAAAAGCTTTGTGCACTTTCACAG TTTGTCAGACCATCAAATCTGCCAGTGGAGCCATACATGTCAA CAAATGTGTGTTACAGTGTCATGGACATTTCACCAGAGAATGTTATCATCATCGATGATGATTCAGAGTCTGACACTGATCCAGCCCCTAAACAATCAAGACTAGAGATGGCTACTGTAGCAGTCAGAAATCAACCCATACTGGAGATGGCCACAGCAGTCAGTAAGAAACCAGGATTTGAGTCAGCTACATCAGCAGTGAGTAATCAACCAGGATTGGAAGTTGTGTTAGTAGATGGCACTAAACAAGAGGGAACGGATTTTCTTGATAGGGAAGCTAATGCCTCTCCACCAGGTATTCTAACCCAGTGGGCTGGTAGCCAGTCAGTGTCTTTCATAGACAATTTTGACAATAATGGAGTGGTTGCTGTGGACACGGACAACATCATAGCTTTTGCAAGTGCTCTTAAAGACACATGGCATAGTTGTGTTTCAAGTGAAATTCCAGATTGCCTGCAAGACATTACACATCTTTCAGCTGAAGAAATGGAGAAGCTCTGCACTTTTGCAGAATTTGAAGGGATGTCAGATGACTCAGTTTATCTTGCATGTCAGCATATGGGCACATTATGTGGCAGTATTAGTTTCTGTAATATATCATGCTTTCTTAGTATGTCACTGAAACTTAAAGTAAGTAAGCTTTCACAGAATGCTTCAAGAAAACTTACCAGTGCTATTATGTTAATGGCTGGAAAGTACCCCAAGCAATTGGTAGAGACTGTTATTATACCATGTTTGTTAGTGTCTGACATTAACTCATATCAATGTGACATAATAACAAAACTTTTGAAAGAAAACACAGATCATTCATTGTGTTCAAATCTTCTCCATGACATTGTAAAACACGAGTTTACAATAACTGAGAGCAACatttgtgtttttcaagcaatcttGGAGTCTGGATGCGAGCTTACGGAAAGTGACATCACACAGTTTGTGTCAGTATGCAGCAAATCAGCaggggccttggcaaacagtctTAAGTTTGGTAAAGTGCTGTTAGCAATTATATCTCACCATGGAAACAAAATTCAGGAAATACTGACAGAACTGGAAAATATAGTTTCCAAAAATAGAACTGTTCTTAAGAAGAAAATTTCCTCATTGCTTATTGCATTcaataaataa
- the LOC127843239 gene encoding F-box only protein 47-like isoform X2, which produces MNITHYMPCKKPRRSTRLEFKEKEAVKEKSVQSSPLGFFDMFPVELKLMFLKYLSVEDLSNLTITSKVFRNLVEGFLTIHPILKKDIVDRIHIQSKYLPMPAIKHTDYIQLFGRLGLLIKRSTCLYSTKDRLKFINEVLTKLLCCNYTEHCEDLSMCLAMSCFGKFLHTVIAGWDDCECVRAYEAICSHTCLMKNVKLVLMSKSGSHQRLEFEIRCFFRRVFLDPCSSIQDKAFWMTRILKPWPLVYQARLIFLIYGPVLEDEILWFELSENTPAVNSVQSSQHMGGLANALQILHHYKQEWSEDDVVSIIDEMTSSPEEWLAENMAHLLILCGDVITSKLLISKAINGRMMELSSLITSFCLVCVKNSLNLDYVIAMIRHVLRVIDSAKDRQIFSCSITDMFKELIIDIHEFEEGQGNDMFYMVTSMAEFTKKIMMLAFKEP; this is translated from the exons ATGAACATCACTCACTACATGCCATGCAAAAAACCAAGAAGGTCAACAAGACTGGAGTTTAAAGAAAAAGAAGCAGTAAAAGAAAAATCTGTTCAGTCCTCACCATTGGGCTTTTTTGATATGTTTCCAGTGGAGCTGAAATTAATGTTTCTGAAATATTTATCAG TTGAAGATTTAAGCAACCTAACAATAACATCTAAAGTATTTAGAAATCTGGTTGAAGGGTTCTTGACCATCCACCCAATATTGAAGAAAGATATTGTTGATAGGATTCATATACAGAGTAAATACCTACCAATGCCAGCCATTAAACATACTGACTACATCCAGTTGTTTGGGAGATTAG GTCTGCTGATCAAGCGCTCAACTTGTTTGTACTCAACAAAAGATCGCCTTAAGTTCATCAATGAGGTTCTTACCaag TTACTCTGCTGCAACTACACAGAGCATTGTGAGGACCTGAGCATGTGTCTGGCCATGTCCTGCTTTGGCAAGTTCCTGCACACTGTGATAGCTGGCTGGGACGACTGTGAATGTGTTAGAGCATACGAGGCTATATGCAGCCAtacatgtttaatgaaaaatgtcaAACTTGTTCTTATGTCCAAATCAG GTAGTCACCAGAGGCTTGAATTTGAGATACGGTGTTTCTTCCGGCGTGTCTTCTTAGACCCATGCAGTTCCATTCAAGACAAGGCATTTTGGATGACTAGAATATTGAAGCCTTGGCCACTTGTTTACCAAGCAAGACTGATTTTCTTGATCTACGGCCCAGTTTTGGAAG ATGAGATATTATGGTTTGAGCTGAGTGAAAACACTCCAGCTGTGAATTCTGTCCAGTCTTCTCAACACATGGGGGGCTTGGCCAATGCTCTGCAAATACTGCATCACTACAAACAAGAGTGGTCAGAGGATGATGTTGTCAGTATTATTGATGAAATGACAA GTTCTCCTGAAGAGTGGTTGGCTGAGAACATGGCTCATTTGTTGATACTATGTGGAGATGTCATCACTTCCAAACTGCTCATCAGCAAAGCCATCAACGGAAGGATGATGGAGCTTTCCAGTCTAATCACCTCATTTTGTCTG GTTTGTGTGAAGAACAGCCTGAACTTGGACTATGTGATAGCGATGATCCGCCATGTTCTGAGAGTGATAGATAGTGCCAAAGACAGACAAATCTTCTCCTGCAGCATTACTGACATGTTCAAAGAGCTCATCATTGATATTCATGAATTCG AAGAAGGGCAAGGCAATGACATGTTTTACATGGTCACATCTATGGCAGAGTTCACAAAGAAGATCATGATGTTGGCTTTTAAAGAACCGTAA